Proteins from one Mycolicibacter virginiensis genomic window:
- a CDS encoding gamma carbonic anhydrase family protein, with protein MPEPLLISIRGRAPQLHPESWVAPNASLIGQVSLAARASVWYSATLRAEVEPIEIGIDTNIQDGVTVHVDKEFPCRVGAHVSVGHNAVLHGCTIEDDCLIGMGAIVLNGAVVGAGSLVAAGAVIPQGMVVPPRSLVSGVPGRVRRDLSEAEVRNNRHNAAAYRRLIEVHRAN; from the coding sequence CGCCCCGCAGCTACACCCGGAGTCCTGGGTGGCGCCCAACGCCAGCCTGATCGGCCAGGTCAGCCTGGCCGCTCGGGCCAGCGTCTGGTACTCGGCGACACTGCGCGCCGAGGTCGAGCCGATCGAGATCGGGATCGACACCAACATCCAGGACGGCGTGACCGTCCACGTCGACAAGGAGTTCCCCTGCCGAGTGGGGGCGCACGTCAGCGTCGGGCACAACGCGGTGCTGCACGGTTGCACCATTGAGGACGACTGCCTGATCGGCATGGGAGCGATCGTCCTCAATGGCGCCGTGGTGGGGGCGGGCTCGCTGGTCGCGGCCGGTGCCGTCATCCCGCAGGGGATGGTGGTGCCGCCGCGGTCACTGGTGTCGGGGGTGCCGGGACGGGTGCGGCGCGACCTGAGCGAGGCCGAGGTCCGTAACAATCGGCACAATGCCGCGGCATACCGGCGCTTGATCGAAGTCCATCGAGCGAACTAA
- a CDS encoding CPBP family intramembrane glutamic endopeptidase: MTQISPTRPGLLREITDIMTKVALPYHEPRAVVQRRRAVVGVVVVIGAAVLAAMHSKLPGDAAFYWLSLVLAVVWTVGAVVAGPLHLGVLRFRGRNERPVFTGTGVGLVLGGVFLLGGLAVQDIPPMADQVVAILAYTTEVSWRLVVLIALVNAIAEELFFRGALFSAFGRRSPLVFSTLLYVAAMMAAGNLMVGVAALVLGTVCALERRATGGVLAPVLTHLVWGLVMVLALPPIFGM; the protein is encoded by the coding sequence ATGACCCAGATCAGTCCAACCCGCCCCGGCCTGCTGCGTGAGATCACCGACATCATGACCAAGGTCGCCCTGCCCTATCACGAGCCACGGGCAGTGGTGCAGCGGCGGCGTGCCGTCGTCGGAGTGGTCGTGGTGATCGGCGCCGCGGTACTGGCCGCCATGCACAGCAAACTTCCAGGCGATGCGGCGTTCTACTGGCTGTCGCTGGTGTTGGCGGTGGTCTGGACGGTGGGGGCGGTGGTGGCCGGCCCGCTGCACCTGGGCGTGTTGCGGTTCCGCGGACGCAACGAGCGGCCGGTGTTCACCGGTACCGGTGTGGGCCTGGTGCTCGGCGGGGTGTTCCTGCTGGGCGGGCTTGCGGTACAAGACATTCCGCCGATGGCCGATCAGGTGGTCGCGATCTTGGCCTACACCACCGAAGTCTCCTGGCGGCTGGTGGTGCTGATCGCCCTGGTCAACGCGATCGCCGAGGAGTTGTTCTTCCGCGGCGCACTGTTCAGTGCGTTCGGTCGCCGGTCCCCGCTGGTGTTTTCCACCCTGCTCTACGTCGCGGCGATGATGGCCGCGGGCAACCTCATGGTGGGGGTGGCCGCGCTGGTGCTCGGTACCGTCTGCGCCCTCGAGCGCCGCGCTACCGGTGGAGTGCTGGCTCCGGTGCTGACCCACCTGGTGTGGGGGCTGGTGATGGTGCTGGCGCTACCCCCGATCTTCGGGATGTAG
- a CDS encoding enoyl-CoA hydratase, with translation MTAIDSGIDTLAPVAGVSVTLTDGVLSVTIDRPESLNSVTTSVLAGIADAMEAAGRDPRVRAVRFGGAGRGFCSGAGISAEDATDELATEIIVEANRAIRAIVALPRPVVAVVQGPAAGIGVSLALACDLIVASDKAFFLLAFTKIGLMPDGGASALVAAAVGRTRAMRLALLAERLSAADALEWGLISAVYQAEQFDAEVDKLLADLLAGPAAAFAKTKHAINTATLTELDATLDREYVGQSILLNAHDFREGARAFQERRSPNFTDS, from the coding sequence ATGACTGCAATCGACTCCGGCATCGACACCCTGGCCCCGGTGGCGGGCGTGTCCGTCACCTTGACCGACGGGGTGCTCTCGGTGACCATCGACCGCCCCGAGAGCCTCAACTCGGTAACCACGTCAGTGCTGGCCGGTATCGCCGACGCCATGGAAGCCGCCGGGCGCGACCCGCGGGTGCGCGCGGTGCGGTTCGGCGGGGCGGGGCGCGGCTTCTGCTCCGGCGCCGGGATCAGTGCCGAAGATGCAACCGATGAACTGGCAACCGAGATCATCGTCGAGGCCAATCGTGCGATCCGGGCGATCGTCGCGTTGCCGCGGCCGGTGGTGGCCGTCGTGCAGGGCCCGGCGGCCGGTATCGGTGTGTCGCTGGCGCTGGCCTGCGACCTGATCGTGGCCTCGGACAAGGCCTTTTTCCTGTTGGCATTCACCAAGATTGGGCTGATGCCCGACGGTGGCGCCTCCGCACTGGTTGCCGCGGCCGTGGGCCGGACCCGCGCCATGCGGTTGGCGCTGCTGGCCGAACGACTGTCGGCCGCCGACGCCCTGGAATGGGGCCTGATCAGCGCGGTGTACCAGGCCGAGCAGTTCGACGCCGAGGTGGACAAGCTGCTGGCCGACTTGCTGGCCGGCCCCGCCGCGGCGTTCGCCAAGACCAAGCACGCCATCAACACTGCGACCCTGACCGAGCTGGATGCCACCCTGGACCGCGAATACGTCGGGCAGTCAATCCTGTTGAACGCCCACGACTTCCGTGAGGGCGCCCGCGCCTTTCAGGAGCGGCGCTCCCCCAATTTCACCGACTCCTGA
- a CDS encoding CaiB/BaiF CoA transferase family protein, giving the protein MAGPLAGLRVIELAGIGPGPHAAMILGDLGADVVRVERPPKFGGGASKDTMLRNRRSVTADLKSPEGRDLVLQLVAKADVLIEGFRPGVTERLGLGPEDCAKVNERLIYGRMTGWGQTGPRAQQAGHDINYISLNGTLHSVGRKGERPVPPLNLTGDFGGGSMFLLVGILSALWELQRSGKGQVIDAAMVDGASVLSAMMWSFRSQGLWSDERGVNMLDTGAPYYDTYECADGKYVSVGSIEPQFYAELLAKLELDPAELPAQNDVSGWPVLREKLTAAFAAHDRDHWAKVFATSDACVAPVLAFNEVQADSHITERDTFYDVDGYLQPMPAPRFSRSVPDVPTPPAVLGADNESILSDWV; this is encoded by the coding sequence ATGGCGGGACCACTGGCGGGGCTGCGGGTCATCGAACTGGCCGGGATCGGACCGGGACCGCACGCAGCGATGATCCTCGGCGACCTGGGCGCTGACGTGGTCCGCGTGGAGCGACCGCCGAAATTCGGTGGCGGGGCCAGCAAGGACACCATGCTGCGCAACCGGCGCTCGGTGACCGCCGACCTGAAGTCGCCGGAGGGCCGCGACCTGGTGCTGCAGCTGGTCGCCAAGGCCGATGTGCTGATCGAGGGTTTCCGGCCGGGCGTCACCGAGCGACTCGGTCTGGGCCCGGAGGACTGCGCCAAGGTCAACGAGCGGCTGATCTACGGCCGGATGACCGGCTGGGGACAGACCGGCCCGCGCGCCCAACAGGCCGGCCACGACATCAACTACATCTCGCTGAACGGCACCTTGCACTCCGTCGGCCGCAAGGGGGAGCGCCCCGTGCCGCCGCTGAACCTGACCGGTGACTTCGGCGGTGGGTCGATGTTCCTGCTGGTCGGCATCCTGTCCGCGCTGTGGGAGCTGCAGCGTTCCGGCAAGGGCCAGGTGATCGATGCGGCGATGGTCGACGGGGCCAGCGTGCTCTCGGCGATGATGTGGAGCTTCCGCTCGCAGGGGCTGTGGAGCGACGAGCGTGGTGTCAACATGCTCGACACCGGTGCGCCCTACTACGACACCTACGAATGTGCCGACGGCAAGTACGTGTCCGTCGGCTCGATCGAGCCGCAGTTCTACGCCGAACTGCTGGCCAAGCTGGAGCTGGACCCCGCCGAGTTGCCGGCGCAGAACGACGTCAGTGGTTGGCCGGTGCTGCGGGAGAAGCTGACCGCGGCGTTCGCCGCCCACGACCGGGACCACTGGGCCAAGGTGTTCGCCACCTCCGATGCCTGCGTGGCGCCGGTGTTGGCCTTCAACGAGGTGCAGGCAGATTCGCACATCACCGAGCGCGACACGTTCTACGACGTCGACGGTTACTTGCAGCCGATGCCGGCGCCGCGGTTCTCCCGCAGCGTTCCCGACGTCCCGACGCCGCCTGCCGTTCTGGGAGCCGACAACGAGTCCATCCTGAGCGACTGGGTATAG
- a CDS encoding 3-hydroxyacyl-CoA dehydrogenase, whose product MQIKDAVAVVTGGASGLGLATAKRLLDAGGQVVVIDLKGEDVVSELGDRARFVEANVADPEAVGAALDVAESLGPVRINVNCAGIGNAIKTLSKDGAFPLDAFSKIIQVNLIGTFNVLRLSAERIAKTEPINGERGVIINTASVAAFEGQIGQAAYSASKGGVVGMTLPIARDLSRELIRVCTIAPGLFKTPLLGSLPEEAQKSLGAQVPHPSRLGDPDEYGALAEHIINNPMLNGEVIRLDGAIRMAPR is encoded by the coding sequence GTGCAGATCAAGGACGCGGTAGCCGTTGTCACCGGCGGTGCCTCCGGGTTGGGACTGGCGACGGCCAAACGCCTGCTGGATGCGGGTGGCCAGGTCGTGGTGATCGACCTCAAGGGCGAGGACGTGGTCTCCGAGCTCGGTGACCGGGCTCGCTTCGTGGAAGCCAACGTGGCCGACCCCGAGGCGGTCGGCGCGGCCCTGGACGTCGCGGAATCTCTTGGCCCCGTGCGGATCAACGTCAACTGTGCCGGAATCGGCAACGCGATCAAGACGCTGAGCAAGGACGGCGCCTTCCCGCTGGATGCCTTCAGCAAGATCATCCAGGTCAACCTGATCGGCACGTTCAACGTGCTGCGGCTCTCGGCCGAGCGGATCGCCAAGACCGAGCCGATCAACGGCGAGCGTGGCGTCATCATCAACACCGCGTCCGTCGCGGCGTTCGAGGGCCAGATCGGGCAGGCCGCCTACTCGGCGTCCAAGGGCGGCGTGGTCGGTATGACGCTGCCGATCGCCCGTGACCTGTCGCGTGAACTGATCCGGGTCTGCACCATCGCTCCGGGCCTGTTCAAGACGCCGCTGCTGGGCTCGCTGCCCGAGGAGGCGCAGAAGTCGCTGGGTGCGCAGGTGCCTCACCCGTCGCGGCTCGGTGACCCCGACGAGTACGGCGCCCTGGCCGAGCACATCATCAACAACCCGATGCTCAACGGCGAGGTCATCCGCCTCGACGGTGCCATCCGGATGGCACCCCGATGA
- a CDS encoding NAD(P)H-dependent flavin oxidoreductase codes for MAITTKFTETFGVEHPIAQGGMQWVGRAELVAAVANAGALGFLTALTQPTPADLANEIAKTRDLTDKPFGVNLTILPAINPPPYDEYRQVIVDAGIKIVETAGSNPAPHLPMFHDNGIKVLHKCTSVRHAVKAQSLGVDGISIDGFECAGHPGEDDIPGLVLIPAAAAQIEIPMIASGGFADARGLVAALALGADGVNMGSRFMCTVESCIHQNVKEAIVAGDERGTELIFRSLHNTARVASNAVSREVVEILKNGGQFPDVQELVAGVRGRRVFDEGDVDAGIWTVGTAMGLINDIPTVDELVSRMVSEAEEIILGRLGSMVEDEDEENVA; via the coding sequence ATGGCCATTACAACGAAGTTCACCGAGACGTTCGGGGTCGAGCACCCCATCGCCCAGGGCGGCATGCAATGGGTGGGTCGCGCGGAGCTGGTGGCGGCGGTCGCCAACGCCGGAGCGCTGGGTTTCCTCACCGCGCTCACCCAGCCGACGCCGGCCGACCTGGCCAACGAGATCGCCAAGACCCGGGATCTCACCGACAAGCCGTTCGGGGTCAACCTGACCATCCTGCCGGCGATCAACCCGCCGCCCTACGACGAGTACCGCCAGGTCATCGTCGACGCCGGCATCAAGATCGTCGAGACCGCCGGCTCCAACCCGGCGCCGCACCTGCCGATGTTTCACGACAACGGAATCAAGGTGCTGCACAAGTGCACCTCGGTGCGGCACGCGGTCAAGGCGCAGAGCCTGGGCGTGGACGGCATCAGCATCGACGGCTTCGAATGCGCCGGTCACCCGGGTGAGGACGACATCCCGGGCCTGGTGCTGATCCCGGCTGCCGCGGCGCAGATCGAGATCCCGATGATCGCCTCCGGCGGTTTCGCCGACGCCCGCGGCTTGGTCGCGGCGCTGGCTCTGGGCGCCGACGGCGTCAACATGGGCTCGAGGTTCATGTGCACCGTGGAGTCCTGCATCCACCAAAACGTCAAGGAAGCCATCGTCGCCGGCGACGAGCGCGGCACCGAGCTGATCTTCCGGTCGCTGCACAACACCGCTCGGGTGGCCAGCAACGCGGTGTCCCGCGAGGTCGTGGAGATCCTCAAGAACGGCGGTCAGTTCCCCGACGTCCAAGAGCTGGTGGCCGGTGTGCGCGGTCGCCGCGTCTTCGACGAAGGCGATGTCGACGCCGGGATCTGGACGGTGGGCACCGCGATGGGACTCATCAACGACATCCCGACCGTCGACGAACTGGTGTCGCGGATGGTGTCCGAAGCCGAGGAGATCATCCTTGGACGCCTGGGCAGCATGGTCGAGGACGAGGACGAGGAGAACGTCGCCTAG
- a CDS encoding fumarylacetoacetate hydrolase family protein codes for MTVSVLRTAEGWWVRTPAGAARIDTRATTTGALLADRAAIEAAASSHDVVPVEGLALLSPVTAPCRVIAQMTNFVSHIKDAGMNPASVPLTFFRKSSASITGPFDDVVKPSHVRLLDYEVEIGLVIARDIPVGATISEADLPQLIAGLVVTNDVSARDVQLPQTQFYEAKSYPGFTPVGPALVLLGAADWARFGQLRLRLAVNGEIRQDSTVDGDMLYRPLQALQSLTRFQNLTPGDLILTGTPAGTALSAPPKPIEILGSLLPPALKWKAFFKRQAGNPRYLRDGDIVEAGVATDDGAIDLGTQRNTVRYAAAAAGR; via the coding sequence ATGACCGTTTCCGTACTTCGCACCGCCGAGGGCTGGTGGGTGCGCACCCCGGCCGGAGCCGCCCGGATCGACACACGCGCCACCACCACCGGGGCGCTGTTGGCCGATCGGGCCGCCATCGAAGCCGCTGCGAGCAGTCACGACGTCGTCCCGGTCGAGGGCCTTGCCCTGCTTTCCCCGGTGACAGCGCCGTGCCGGGTGATCGCCCAGATGACCAACTTCGTCTCGCATATCAAAGACGCCGGCATGAACCCGGCGTCGGTGCCGCTGACCTTCTTCCGCAAGTCCTCCGCGTCGATCACCGGCCCGTTCGACGACGTGGTCAAGCCCAGCCATGTCCGCCTGCTCGACTACGAGGTCGAGATCGGCCTGGTCATAGCTCGTGACATCCCGGTCGGTGCAACGATTTCCGAGGCCGACCTGCCGCAGCTGATCGCCGGCCTGGTGGTCACCAACGACGTGTCGGCCCGCGACGTCCAACTGCCGCAGACCCAGTTCTACGAGGCCAAGTCCTACCCCGGATTCACCCCGGTCGGCCCGGCGCTGGTGCTGCTCGGCGCCGCAGACTGGGCACGTTTCGGGCAGTTGCGCCTTCGCCTGGCGGTCAACGGCGAGATTCGGCAGGACAGCACTGTGGACGGCGACATGCTGTATCGGCCCCTGCAAGCCCTGCAGAGCCTGACTCGGTTTCAGAATCTCACGCCCGGAGATCTGATCCTGACCGGCACCCCGGCCGGCACCGCGCTCAGCGCCCCACCCAAGCCGATCGAGATCCTGGGCTCCTTGCTGCCGCCGGCACTGAAGTGGAAGGCCTTCTTCAAGCGGCAGGCCGGCAATCCCCGCTACCTGCGCGACGGCGACATCGTCGAGGCCGGCGTGGCAACCGATGACGGTGCGATCGACTTGGGCACCCAACGCAACACCGTGCGCTACGCCGCCGCGGCAGCCGGCCGATAA
- a CDS encoding VOC family protein codes for MTLHSTQGAHRGEHVGRSTQPIIKVADLAWLEFEKPDLARAEEFAHAFGFATALQTERELHLRGTDAAEPCVIIRRGSRNRFHGMAFRAQDTADLTRLASATDGRITPLPESLGGASVDLLDPNGLSVRVVSSTHQLDALPAQTPQSLNFGRDLQRVNAPQRPPRSPAIVQRLGHLVLQSTRYLQTLNWYLDTLGMIVSDFQYFPGQRDRGPTMSFIRCDRGSTPADHHTLAIALGPADRYMHSAYQVCDLDALAAGGEYLKDMGYQRSWGVGRHIQGSQIFDYWRDPEGFLVEHFTDGDMFDNTVEPGWAPFTASGLAQWGPPASKNFLGTEVRTAPHEASAILAALRGDNEFDVRRLAGLLKVASS; via the coding sequence ATGACTCTGCACAGCACCCAGGGGGCGCACCGAGGTGAACACGTCGGTAGGTCAACCCAGCCGATCATCAAAGTCGCGGACCTGGCGTGGCTGGAGTTCGAAAAGCCCGACCTGGCGCGAGCCGAGGAGTTTGCCCACGCATTCGGGTTCGCCACCGCACTGCAGACCGAGCGGGAACTGCACCTACGCGGCACGGACGCCGCCGAACCGTGCGTGATCATCCGACGCGGGAGCCGAAACCGTTTTCACGGCATGGCGTTTCGCGCACAAGACACGGCGGATCTGACTCGGTTGGCATCCGCGACCGACGGCCGCATCACCCCGCTGCCGGAATCACTCGGTGGGGCGAGCGTCGACCTGCTCGATCCCAACGGCCTGAGCGTTCGGGTCGTATCGTCCACCCACCAGCTCGACGCCCTACCGGCGCAAACCCCGCAGAGCTTGAACTTCGGCCGCGATCTGCAGAGAGTCAACGCCCCCCAGCGCCCCCCGCGCTCACCGGCGATCGTGCAACGCCTCGGACACCTGGTACTGCAAAGCACCCGATACCTTCAGACGCTCAACTGGTACCTGGACACCCTCGGGATGATCGTCAGCGACTTTCAGTACTTCCCCGGGCAGCGCGATCGTGGACCGACCATGAGCTTCATCCGTTGCGACCGGGGCAGCACCCCGGCCGACCACCACACCCTGGCGATCGCACTGGGCCCAGCCGACCGCTATATGCATTCGGCGTACCAGGTCTGCGACCTCGACGCGCTGGCCGCCGGCGGCGAGTACCTCAAAGACATGGGATATCAACGGTCTTGGGGAGTCGGCCGACATATCCAGGGCAGCCAGATCTTTGACTACTGGCGTGACCCCGAAGGTTTTCTGGTGGAACACTTCACCGACGGTGACATGTTCGACAACACCGTGGAACCAGGCTGGGCGCCCTTCACCGCGTCCGGGCTGGCTCAGTGGGGACCGCCAGCCAGCAAGAACTTCCTCGGCACCGAGGTGCGCACGGCGCCCCATGAGGCGAGCGCGATCCTGGCCGCATTGCGCGGCGACAACGAGTTCGACGTCCGCCGTCTGGCCGGCCTACTGAAAGTTGCCTCCTCATGA
- a CDS encoding TetR/AcrR family transcriptional regulator yields MATTSQPQRRKRVDGELSRERILDAASEIAAERGYEGTSIALVSAKCELPASSIYWHFKNKDDLIAAVIERSFASWLNAWRVPDDGTAHERVQGLAMQIAKALLESPDFIRLGLMLALERRPIEARARAMFIQARTQTAVALTQTLSELTPGLTETQMRQLVTYAIAGADGLFIANEVDDAAVDLIEMFDMHANALYSTALRLLAENAGQ; encoded by the coding sequence ATGGCGACAACATCCCAGCCGCAGCGGCGCAAACGGGTTGACGGCGAGCTGTCCCGTGAGCGCATCCTCGACGCCGCCTCCGAGATCGCCGCCGAGCGCGGCTACGAAGGCACCAGCATCGCCCTGGTCAGCGCTAAGTGCGAGCTGCCCGCCAGCTCGATCTATTGGCACTTCAAGAACAAGGACGACCTGATCGCCGCCGTCATCGAACGCAGCTTCGCCAGCTGGCTCAACGCCTGGCGGGTCCCCGACGACGGCACGGCACACGAGCGAGTTCAGGGGTTGGCGATGCAGATCGCCAAGGCCCTACTGGAATCACCGGACTTCATCCGACTCGGACTGATGCTGGCACTGGAACGCCGGCCCATCGAGGCGCGAGCGCGGGCGATGTTCATCCAGGCCCGCACCCAGACGGCCGTTGCGCTGACCCAGACGCTGAGCGAACTCACCCCGGGGCTCACCGAGACCCAGATGCGTCAGCTGGTCACCTATGCGATCGCGGGCGCTGACGGCCTGTTCATCGCCAACGAAGTCGACGACGCCGCCGTGGACCTCATCGAGATGTTCGATATGCACGCCAATGCCCTCTACAGCACCGCGCTGCGCCTGCTCGCCGAGAACGCCGGACAATGA
- a CDS encoding bifunctional 3-(3-hydroxy-phenyl)propionate/3-hydroxycinnamic acid hydroxylase, whose translation MTTDTYDVAVIGYGPTGATAANLLGRLGLKVLVVERDPDIYGRARAISTDDEVMRIWQSVGLAERLQQDMLPDRPLNFVDAKGVPFIDLKIEPRGAGHPPQQFLYQPAVDRVLREGVQRFADVDILLEHECLRVLPRDNEVELMLADLRSDTIKRVRASYVIAADGGSSPTRGQLGVGYAGRTYSERWVVIDTKVLNTWDGYDRLRFHCNPARPTVDCPTPLGHHRWEYPARDCEDERTLLDETAIWKVLEDQGITPEHVKILRAVIYSHHVRTADRWRVGRIFLAGDAAHAMPPWIGQGMSAGVRDAANLCWKLAAVINGQAQESLLDSYQTERKPHVTETTRRACMVGRIITERSPALAAVRNHVLRALSRIPGLNTRSQKLMWIPDARYADGFFAAGGRRAIGWQIPQPWVTDDQGATVRLDDILGGRWAIVHTGALPAGTTAWTELGVPAIRVDEPSLLHWLRAKKASVVVLRPDGFVYAAAKSGESLPAPPAGLAPITTGVTA comes from the coding sequence GTGACGACAGACACCTATGACGTGGCGGTTATCGGCTACGGGCCAACCGGCGCCACCGCCGCGAACCTCTTGGGTCGACTCGGTCTCAAAGTGCTTGTCGTCGAACGTGATCCCGATATTTACGGGCGTGCGCGGGCGATCTCCACCGACGACGAGGTCATGCGGATCTGGCAGTCCGTCGGCCTGGCGGAGCGGCTGCAGCAAGACATGCTGCCGGATCGGCCGCTGAACTTCGTCGACGCCAAGGGGGTGCCTTTCATCGATCTGAAAATCGAACCCCGCGGGGCCGGGCATCCGCCTCAACAGTTCCTCTACCAGCCCGCGGTCGATCGCGTGCTACGCGAGGGCGTGCAGCGGTTCGCCGACGTCGACATCCTCCTGGAACACGAATGCTTGCGGGTGCTGCCGAGAGACAACGAGGTCGAGCTCATGCTGGCCGACCTGCGCAGCGACACGATCAAGCGAGTGCGGGCGTCGTACGTGATTGCGGCCGACGGCGGGTCGTCGCCCACTCGTGGACAGTTGGGCGTCGGTTACGCCGGGCGGACATACAGCGAACGGTGGGTTGTCATCGACACCAAGGTGCTTAACACCTGGGACGGCTATGACCGGCTGCGGTTCCACTGCAACCCGGCCCGCCCCACCGTCGACTGCCCCACACCACTGGGTCACCATCGCTGGGAGTACCCGGCGCGTGATTGCGAAGACGAGCGGACACTGCTCGACGAGACCGCGATCTGGAAGGTGCTGGAAGACCAGGGCATCACCCCCGAGCACGTCAAGATTCTGCGGGCGGTGATCTACAGCCACCACGTCCGGACCGCTGACCGCTGGCGGGTGGGACGGATATTCCTGGCCGGCGACGCCGCCCACGCCATGCCGCCCTGGATCGGCCAGGGCATGTCCGCCGGAGTGCGTGACGCGGCCAATCTGTGCTGGAAACTCGCGGCCGTCATCAACGGCCAGGCCCAGGAGTCGCTGCTCGACTCCTATCAAACCGAGCGCAAGCCGCACGTCACCGAAACCACCCGCCGGGCATGCATGGTGGGACGAATCATCACCGAACGCAGCCCGGCCCTCGCCGCCGTTCGCAACCATGTCTTGCGCGCCCTGTCGCGGATACCCGGGCTGAATACCAGGTCCCAGAAACTGATGTGGATTCCCGACGCCCGATACGCCGACGGGTTCTTCGCCGCCGGCGGGCGCCGCGCGATCGGATGGCAGATCCCCCAACCGTGGGTGACCGACGACCAGGGCGCGACCGTTCGACTCGATGACATCCTCGGCGGACGATGGGCGATCGTGCACACCGGTGCGCTGCCTGCGGGCACCACCGCGTGGACTGAGCTGGGCGTGCCGGCGATCCGTGTCGACGAACCGTCCTTGCTGCACTGGCTGCGAGCCAAGAAGGCGAGCGTCGTCGTCCTGCGCCCCGACGGATTCGTCTATGCCGCAGCCAAATCCGGAGAGTCCCTCCCGGCGCCGCCCGCAGGGCTCGCCCCAATCACGACTGGAGTCACCGCATGA
- a CDS encoding alpha/beta fold hydrolase codes for MTTALTEHTVTVAGKPIFFAEAGAGPAVVLLHGGGPGASGVSNYARNIDALAQHFRVIVPDMPGYGRSVKEVDQRDPFGCLADMIRGLLDELGLDTAHLVGNSYGGACALRLALDTPARVGKLVLMGPGGIGTTRGAPTAGLKTLLAYYGGDGPSRDKLASFIRTYLVYDGAAVPDDLIDLRYAASIDPEVVANPPLRRPSGPTALRTLWRMDLTRDSRLADLQTPALVLWGRDDKVNKPAGGPMLLNLMPNAELVMTSRTGHWMQWERAELFNRLVTEFLGKPSVFEQ; via the coding sequence ATGACCACCGCATTGACCGAACACACTGTCACCGTCGCCGGAAAACCGATCTTCTTTGCCGAAGCGGGAGCCGGACCTGCGGTGGTGCTGCTGCACGGCGGGGGACCGGGCGCCTCCGGAGTGTCCAACTACGCCCGCAACATCGACGCACTGGCGCAGCACTTCCGGGTCATCGTCCCGGACATGCCCGGCTACGGCCGCTCGGTCAAGGAGGTGGATCAGCGCGACCCCTTCGGCTGCCTCGCCGACATGATCCGCGGCCTGCTCGACGAACTCGGGCTCGACACCGCACATCTGGTCGGTAACTCCTACGGCGGGGCGTGCGCGCTGCGGCTGGCCCTGGACACTCCGGCACGCGTCGGGAAGCTGGTGCTGATGGGCCCCGGCGGGATCGGGACCACCCGCGGTGCACCGACCGCCGGGCTGAAAACCCTGTTGGCCTACTACGGCGGCGACGGCCCCAGCCGCGACAAACTCGCCAGCTTCATCCGCACCTACTTGGTCTACGACGGCGCCGCGGTCCCCGACGACCTGATCGACCTGCGCTACGCCGCCTCCATCGACCCGGAGGTGGTTGCTAACCCGCCGCTGCGCCGGCCGTCGGGACCGACGGCGCTGCGCACGCTGTGGCGGATGGACCTCACCCGCGACAGCCGGCTTGCAGACCTGCAAACACCGGCCCTGGTGCTCTGGGGCCGCGACGACAAGGTCAACAAGCCTGCCGGGGGGCCGATGCTGCTCAACCTGATGCCCAACGCCGAGCTGGTGATGACGTCGCGTACTGGCCACTGGATGCAGTGGGAACGTGCCGAGCTGTTCAACCGCCTGGTCACCGAATTCCTCGGCAAGCCCTCGGTGTTCGAGCAATGA